GTGCGCCGCAGGGTGCGCCGGATCCTCGTGACCGGCGTGGCCCTCGCGGTCTTCCAGACCGCCTACTTCGCCTCGGTCGAGGCGACCGGCCTCGCGGTCGGCACCGTCGTCACCATGGGCTCGGGCCCCGTCCTCATCGCGCTCGGCGCACGGCTCACCCTGGGGGAGCGGCTCGGGCACGGCGGTGTCGTCGCCGTGTTGGGCGCCCTTACAGGTCTCGTCGTCCTCGTCCTCGGGGATGAGGGCGGCGGGGGCGCGACCGTGCGGCCGGCCGGTGTGGTCTGGGGGCTCGTCTCGGCGGCCGCGTACGCCGCCATGACGCTGCTCACGCGCCGGTGGGGCAGGAGCGGCACGGCGGACTCGTCCGACACCACCGTCTGGGCGTTCGCCGTCGTCTCGCTCTGCCTGTTGCCGCTCGCGGCGGCCGAGGGCCTCGTCCCGCACACGGCCGACCCCGCGCGCGCGGCGGTGTATTTGCTGTACATCGCCGCCGTGCCGACAGCGGTCGCGTACGCCCTCTACTTCGCGGGGGCCGCGGTCGTGCGGTCCGCGACCGTCTCCGTGATCATGCTCCTGGAGCCGGTGGGAGCCGCGGTCATCGCCGTCGCGCTGCTCGGGGAGGACCTGACGGCCGCGACCGTGGCGGGCACGGCTCTGATGCTGGCCGCCGTGACGGGCCTCGCGGTCGCGGAGACGCGGGGCGCGGTGGCGCAGCGGCGGGGCGCGACGGTGGAGGGACGGGTCTCGCTGTGACGGTGTGAGGCCCGCCGCCTGCACGCCTTGTCCGGCCCGCTGCCCTGGGCGGGCCGGACAAGGCGTGGCTGACCGGATCAGGCCTGCCCGGCGTGGCTCCGCATCACAGCTCGACCAGGTAGTCGGGCACCTTGATGTCGGCTGCCAGGTCCTCCGAGGGGATGAGAGCGTCGTGTCCCTTGCGGAGCGGGACGACGCCCGCCCAGTGGGGGAGCCCCGTGTCCTCCGGGTCGTCGTTCGGGCCGCCGGTGCGCGCCTTCGCCGACACCTCGTTCAGGTCGAGGCTGAGCACGGCGGTCGCCGCGAGTTCCTTGGTGTTGGCGGGGCGGGAGTCGGCCGACCGCCCCGGCACCACGTGGTCGACCAGTGCGTCCAGCGCGAGCCGCTTCTCCTCGGGGTCCGTGACCTGATGGGCGGTGCCGTGGATCACCACGGAGCGGTAGTTGATGGAGTGGTGGAAGGCCGACCGGGCCAGGACCAGGCCGTCGACGTGCGTGACGGTCAGGCACACCTCCAGGCCGGGGTCCCGCTCGTCGGACGTGGCACGCGCCATGCGCAACGGCCGGGAACCGGTCGACCCGTGCACGTAGAGGCGCTCGCCCACCCGTCCGTAGAGCGTCGGGAGCACGACGGGGGAGCCGTCGCGCACGAACCCGAGATGGCAGACGTAGGCCTCGTCGAGTATCGCGTGCACCGTCTCCCGGTCGTACGCGGCACGATCCGCGGAACGCGTGGGGATCGTGCGGTCGGTCGGTGCGTAGGCGGCGCTGTCCGGCGAAGTGGTGTCGGTGGTGCCCGGCGTCGTCTGCATGGCTCTCCCTGTGCTGAACCTGTACTGAAGCCGCCCGTCGGCGACGAGTCCCGGGCGGCGCTGCCCTGCTCATCGACTTGCGAGCGTTATTGCACTAGTGCATACTTTGCTTTGTGCTAGGAGAGTATCCGATCAGCGGGCGGCGTGCAGCCGAGATTGCGGCCAGTGTCGAGCGGGCCGTGGGCGATGGTGACCTCGAACCGGGGCAACTGCTGCCGCCCATGCGCGAGTTGGCGACGCGCCTCGGGGTGAATCCCAACACGGTGGCGGCCGCCTACCGCACGCTGCGCGAACGAGGCGTCATCGAGACGGCCGGGCGGCGCGGCAGCCGGGTGCGCCCCAAGCCCGCCACCACGACACGTGAACTCATCAGGGTGGACGCGCCGCCCGGCGTGCGCGACGTGTCCATGGGCAATCCGGACCCGAAGCTGCTGCCCGCGCTCTCCGGGGCCTTCGTGGCGGCCGCGGCACAGAACGACGCACAACCCGTCCTCTACGGAGAGAGTGCGGTGGATCCGGAGCTCGAACGGTACGCACGCGCGGCGTTCGCGGCCGACGGCGTCCCGCACGCCCCGCTCGCCGTCACCTCCGGATCGCTCGACGCCATCGAGCGGGTGCTGGCCGTCCACCTCAAGCCGGGCGACGGCGTCGCCCTGGAAGACCCCGGCTGGGGGAGCGTGCTCGACCTCGTCTCCGCCCTCGGCCTGCGCGCGATTCCCGTGGGCGTGGACGACGAGGGCCCCTTGCCCGCCGACATGGAACGGGCGCTCGCCTCCGGCGCACGCGCCGCCATCGTGACGGACCGCGCGCAGAACCCCACGGGCGCCGCTGTCACCGCTTCACGCGCGCGTGCCCTGCGGGATGTGTTCGCCGCCCACGAGGACGTGCTGCTCATCGAGGACGACCACGGCCATGGCATCGTCGACCTGCCGCTGCACCCGCTGGCGGGATCGACCCGACACTGGGCCCTCACCCGCTCGACCGCCAAGGCGTACGGCCCCGACCTGCGGCTGGCCGTGGTCACCGGCGACCACGTCACCATCGACCGGCTGCGCGGGCGCCAGCGGCTCGGACCCGGCTGGGTGAGCCGGTTGCTGCAGCGCGCCGTCGCGCGGCTCTGGGCCGAGGACGCGGTCGACCCGCGCGTGGTGGCTGCGTCCTACGCGCGGCGGCGCGAGGCGCTGATCGCGGCGCTCGCCGAGCGGGGCATCACCGCGTACGGACGCAGTGGCATGAACGCGTGGGTGCCGGTCCCGGACGAGACGGGGGCGGTCGCGCGGCTGCTGCACGCGGGGTGGGCGGTGGCTCCGGGGGCGAGGTTCCGGCTGAACGCGCCGCCCGCGGTGCGGATCACCGTGGCGGCGCTGGAGGACGAGGAGATCGCCGCGGTGGCGGACGCCGTCGCCTCCGCCACCGGGCCCGCTCCCGCGCGGCGTTACGACTGACGGGGCGGACGCTCGGCCGATGCCGATGCCGATGCCGATGCCGATGCCGATGCCGATGCCGGTATCGGCATCGGTACTGGTGCCGTCGCTGTCGCTCCGCCCCCACCAGCCGTAGCCGCCCGAGGCCGGGACTGGGTGAGCGCCGCGCCCGCCAGGACGATCACCGCGCCGACCGGTGTCGACCAGCTCAGGGACTCGCCGAGAACGGCGACGCCCGCGCCGGTCGCGATGACCGGAATGAAGTACGTGACCATCTGGGCGGTGGTCGGGCCCACCTCGGCGACCAGCGCGTACTGCAACAGGAAGGCGAGTCCGGTGCCGAGCGCGCCCAGCGCCACGATCGCCAGCAGCGGCACGACGGGGAAGTGCGACGGGAACGTGGTGAACAGCGGGGTCACCACGGCCAGTTCGACGGTCGCGACCAGCAACTGGGCGCCCGAGAGCGACAGGTTGGAGTGACCGGTGCCGGCCAGCGTGCGACGTACGTAGATCCAGCCGATCGGGTAGCTGAGCGAGGCGAGCAGTGCCATCGCCGTGCCGCCGAGATCGAGGCCGCTGAAGCCCTGCCAGGCGCCGAGCACGGTCAGTACTCCGAAGAATCCGACGCCCAGACCCGCGACACGGCGCCGCGTCGGACGGTCCTCCGAGAGCGCCACG
The window above is part of the Streptomyces venezuelae genome. Proteins encoded here:
- a CDS encoding pyridoxamine 5'-phosphate oxidase family protein, which gives rise to MQTTPGTTDTTSPDSAAYAPTDRTIPTRSADRAAYDRETVHAILDEAYVCHLGFVRDGSPVVLPTLYGRVGERLYVHGSTGSRPLRMARATSDERDPGLEVCLTVTHVDGLVLARSAFHHSINYRSVVIHGTAHQVTDPEEKRLALDALVDHVVPGRSADSRPANTKELAATAVLSLDLNEVSAKARTGGPNDDPEDTGLPHWAGVVPLRKGHDALIPSEDLAADIKVPDYLVEL
- a CDS encoding aminotransferase class I/II-fold pyridoxal phosphate-dependent enzyme → MLGEYPISGRRAAEIAASVERAVGDGDLEPGQLLPPMRELATRLGVNPNTVAAAYRTLRERGVIETAGRRGSRVRPKPATTTRELIRVDAPPGVRDVSMGNPDPKLLPALSGAFVAAAAQNDAQPVLYGESAVDPELERYARAAFAADGVPHAPLAVTSGSLDAIERVLAVHLKPGDGVALEDPGWGSVLDLVSALGLRAIPVGVDDEGPLPADMERALASGARAAIVTDRAQNPTGAAVTASRARALRDVFAAHEDVLLIEDDHGHGIVDLPLHPLAGSTRHWALTRSTAKAYGPDLRLAVVTGDHVTIDRLRGRQRLGPGWVSRLLQRAVARLWAEDAVDPRVVAASYARRREALIAALAERGITAYGRSGMNAWVPVPDETGAVARLLHAGWAVAPGARFRLNAPPAVRITVAALEDEEIAAVADAVASATGPAPARRYD
- a CDS encoding DMT family transporter, which translates into the protein MPTVPNPAESGVAAGGLGVGRGLFYLIVAGIAWGTAGAAAALVFRDSDMGPVSLSFWRCAGGFVLLLAARGATRLASPRASAARLSTARVADAEPVRRRVRRILVTGVALAVFQTAYFASVEATGLAVGTVVTMGSGPVLIALGARLTLGERLGHGGVVAVLGALTGLVVLVLGDEGGGGATVRPAGVVWGLVSAAAYAAMTLLTRRWGRSGTADSSDTTVWAFAVVSLCLLPLAAAEGLVPHTADPARAAVYLLYIAAVPTAVAYALYFAGAAVVRSATVSVIMLLEPVGAAVIAVALLGEDLTAATVAGTALMLAAVTGLAVAETRGAVAQRRGATVEGRVSL
- a CDS encoding DMT family transporter, which translates into the protein MCYEMTGFIVRPMTTAPAPPRSATTPSPSASGPVLDWRIRFGVLSLIWGFSFLLIKVGTEGYAPFQVTLGRLAFGTLVVAAVLVVKRERLPRSPRIWLHLTVSALLLNALPFSLFAYAELSIPSTLAGICNATSPLWGMALSLVALSEDRPTRRRVAGLGVGFFGVLTVLGAWQGFSGLDLGGTAMALLASLSYPIGWIYVRRTLAGTGHSNLSLSGAQLLVATVELAVVTPLFTTFPSHFPVVPLLAIVALGALGTGLAFLLQYALVAEVGPTTAQMVTYFIPVIATGAGVAVLGESLSWSTPVGAVIVLAGAALTQSRPRAATAGGGGATATAPVPMPIPASASASASASASASAERPPRQS